The following nucleotide sequence is from Aedes aegypti strain LVP_AGWG chromosome 3, AaegL5.0 Primary Assembly, whole genome shotgun sequence.
taatgcctAATAGAAATTTGAAATAACATTTCTTTGGAACATTTTGTAACCACTAACAAACAATGTTGATGAAAGATGCGTTAACAGCAGCAGCTTAACTATGTAGTAACTAAAGCTTTTTTCAAATGACTTGAAATATGAGAAAACAACTTAATATTACAAGCTGAACCGATGAATTTCGCAAAAGTTGGTAAAACTATTTATTCAGCCTTGTtgaattatatttgaaaaaggaTTCATTACAAgaacaattgaaacaaaacttATTCTTGATCTCGTTCTACTGATGTTCATGGTGTCACGCTCTGTTATTTCGTAAATATGGATAGATCTaccaaaaagtttaaaaaaagtgGCACATATCATCGTAAATTGAAGTTAATTCGTGAAAAATATCGGCTTATGTTTAAGACCCTGCGCGTGAATCGAAATACAGCAAGAAATTCGATCGCTGTTGCAGCCGTACGAAAAATAACAAACTTTACAGAAGGTAGAGAGCCGGATTCTGTTCTTGGTGCTTTTATTTCGCTTCGGAAAGGGGAATTTCGGAAAGccactgagctcatatttggccatgATGCGCATTTTATTGAAATGCCTCttattacaaaatttcaaacaattcggccgagagAAACCCCCCATACCAAAGTGAAACATGAAAGTGCCCAAACAGTTCTTTACTCTATATATCCTTTTAATATATTACAAtgatatattcaaaataaaatgtggatGTTACAGATGGACATCAACCCGTTGGCTCAGAATCCATAAATGTTCATAATTCGTCCCCCGTTATCAACTCAACATCGGTTCCGCATAATACAGTATCAGGAAGGTTTGTTCCTGAAAAAAACGACCAAGTCCATGTTTTACAAACCGGTCAGGCTGATAGTTCAAACGGTATTGCACTAGAACAACTTCATGGCCCGGTTGATCCGCAAAGCGAACCACCGAACCCAGCAATCGAAAGTTCGCGAGAAGCAATAAGATCGTGGTCTCTTCGTCACAACATTACTCATATCGCGTTGAAGGATTTACTGGGGCTGCTTAAAGACAAATACAACGATATAAGCTTACCCACGGACCCAAGGACGCTTCTTGAAACACCTCAGAATATTGGGCAACTATGCTATGGGATTTCAGGTGGTAAATACTGGCACCATGGACTAGCAGCTTGCCTTGAAAAGtggtttgaaaatgtatcatgTGATATATGTATAAGCATTAACATCAACATAGATGGCCTGCCGATACATAAAAGctctaaatttcaactttggccCATACTATGTAACGTCCATGAAATGAAAGAGTTACCACCGTTGCCTATTGGAATCTTTTTGGGTAAAACAAAACCAGCTGACATCAATGAGTATCTAGCACCATTTGTGAATGAAGTAATACCATTGCTTGAAAATGGTTATTACATTAAGGGTCACTTCATAAAGATTAAAATACGTTGCATTATTTGCGACTCTCCGGCACGTGCTTTCGTTAAAAGTATATTTAACTATAAAGAAAACCTGTTTCTTTTATTGATtatatattttatgttttatagGTGTAGTCAACTTTAAcggaaaaaatggttgtttgaaATGTACCATTAATGGAGAGTATTCGCACGTGTCCAAGACGGTTGTGTTTCCCACGCTTCATTGTCCATTGCGAACAGATCTTAAATTTCGTCAGAAGGACTATGGTAAGCACCATGCTGGTCAAGATTCGCCGATTTTGAAGCTGCCTGATTTCGACATGGTAAAAGATTTTGTTGTTGCCGATTCACTCCATTTGTTGGAATTAGGTGTAATGAAACGGCTTTTAACAGGATGGAGAGATGGATCCCTAGGATATGAAGGAAAGTTATCCGCATTGAAAATACAACAACTATCAGATGCAGTTGTAAACGTTGAACTACCAAAAGAAATACATCGTAAAATGCGAGGGTTAGATTGTTTGGCCTTCTGGAAGGGGACAGAATGGCATTCTTTCTTAAACTATGTCAGCATAGTGGTACTCAAGGACTTCATAGACGAAAAATTGTACAGTCATTTTCTGCTGTTGTTCATTGCGGTTAGAATATGCTCTTCAGAGCATTTCAAAAAATGGCTATCCCTTGCGCAAATTCTTTTCGAAAAGTTTATTGAAggtttcataaaaatatatggCGAGGAATTTGTTACGAGTAATATTCATAACCTTGAACACGTTGTAGGTGACGTTCAAAGATTTGGTTCTCTTAGCTCAATTTCAGCCTATCCCTTTGAAAGTTATCTCTTTCAATTGAAAAAGTATGTAAGGCAGGGAAAAAATTGTCTACAACAAGTGGCTAACAGAATACTAGAGAAGACTCGATTTCCTTTCAACATTAACAATGCGAGATTTGTTCCCAACATAATAAAACGAGGCAATTTAGTTCAGTGTGAGGTACGTCAAGGGTTAGAAATCAATAATGTATTTAAAGATTCGTGGTTTTTAACAAAGGAATTTGAAATTGTTCAAATGGTTGACGCTTCGACTGATCCTGACAATAATGTTTTAGTACACGGTAAAGCTCTAGTTTATCAAACTGATTTTTTCAAACTACCTATTCGCTCGTCGTTTTTGTACATTTACGAAGCTCAGATTTCTCATTTGAAACAGTCGAAGGCTTATAGTATAGAAGACATCTTGTGCAAGTTTGTTGTAATTCCTTACAATGTTAATAATTATGTTTACATTCCGCTTTTACATACATTTGAATCTGATTGATTGTTGTGATTATTCGTGCATCTTATCTGTATCTAATTATCAAACGTCGATatccaaataaaataatatgaatgGTCGTTATTAGCTCTAATTAactaattgtttaaaaaaaacaaaacaacatctTCAGTTCATCATTAAAAACGTTGAAACATTTTCTCCATCCAGTTTGGTAACATTACTTCCGTTTGAATTTTGTTTCTGCACGCCCGTATTCTTAACCGTATTCGTATCTTAACCGGAATTTATATCtccattcatgaaaaaaaaaatcaaaatctcatATCAATCGTCATCAGAATCTTCTAGCGAATTTTCTTCTTCGTGTTCTGAATTGGTTTCATAGTCCTCGTTTTCATCGACGTGCACTCCAGACGTTTCTGGTTTATCCTGGTCAACAGGGAGTAGATTCGGCGTGGCAGAAACACTTGATAGTCCTAAAGCACaatcaaaatctgaaaataatatgaacataaaattaaaaacgagtCCAGTTACAGAACTTTGTTGTTTACTTGTCTACCTTTTTTGTATAAATTACTAAAACATTCTCGGTAATCATGGTGCACCCAAACACATTTTGTTGCAATGAAATCATTTCAGTATGTCTatgacagggctggtagcgactaacTTAAAAAAAGGAACTTTAGAGATCTCTTACCTGAAAAAGGGGCGAAACAGGAaccgaaaacaaaacaaaaagggACTAAAGATATCAAGTAAACTAAAACCAATCCAAACTTTACCTaactttttgtttaaattattaaCTATTaccattataataaaatttatatttaaatttCGTATTTTATTAGTTAATAATTCATAAGTATATTCTGAATATCCCTAATTAGTGTAATTCAATTGACTTTTTGAAGTCTAAGAGTGAGTTGACAAAGTatattttattgttgaattatAACATAATGGTAATTCTTACAACATAAAGCTGAAATTCTCTGTATGGAACAACAGCATGAGTAATCTGAGGATATCAAACTTGTATTGtattgaaataatattaaaaaaacacttAAACTTAATCGGTAATAGCACTATtggttatataattttttacgATGCATTGAATAGAGACCAAATTTCTTAACAGAGACCTGCTATCAGCCCTGCTATTGTAGAAGAACATTTTAGCTGTTTGGCCTTATGTGGTGGTACATTTGCCCTAACAGTGCTAATATGTAGTTCATTTGTAATCTACcacgtttcaaaattttgacacaGACAAACTAAAGTAAcacaaaaaggaaatcaaaaaataatctgaCGTCTATTTGTCTGTGCCATGCCAAAATTTTTATATATGTTATAGATTTACTCACCGGAATTGCTTCCTTTGTTCTCCTTTTTTGTCTTCGCCCTTCGGTGAATTGTGGATTGTCGCTTGCCTTTTGATTCGCTTCTCTTTTTTGAGTTTCTTGTGATcctcttgaagaaatcttcaagCAATGTACGTGAGAATGTGCTATTCACACTACGGATAAGTTTGAAGAAAATGTCAAGAATATTGACACATTTCCTCATAGGATATTTGACGCTATCTCCTCTGCTTTCACCCGTCCAAGAGCAAAATAGCATCAACTTCCTGTCGAAAAAGTGGTCAATCAATCCATACGCAATATTCAATCCGTTACAGGCATCGCCGGTGTGTCCAATAATCCTTTTCATTTGAGCGAACTAAAAATAAGTTTGAGAATGAAGTACAAGATTCGTCAATATTAAAAATCCATATattaaatcaaataattaaCACCTACCAACTGCTTGGCAAACGATTCATTATTGAGATTTTCTTCCAATGCGTCTATTCCATCCGTAGTCGTCACCGGGCAAAATTGGAAGGATGATGATGCCTCAGAATATGGGTCGCACATCTTTTGGCGAATTGCAGTATCTATTTGCATTTCGATCTTTGCTGCTGTTTTCGCCAACATtaggtgatatgaataaaaccgAGCATTTGCTCATGCTCAAGCTGATTCGAGCAAAGTAAAGTCTTTGAGCATTTACTCAAAACGGTATGAAtaaaacctgagagagactcgcgaagaggaaaaatatcaacgtcatatgcagcccagattcccctctcacgaaacgtcaaatgcagcccaccgtttttatggctgaaaaagtgaaaagtattgtgttccaagtaaactgttattaaaaccctcagtcggcggagcagttttttccaaagttgatgataaatctaagcagaagattaattatttcaaatgtcTGGTACGtctgctggcatgaaatttcactcaaacggctatttatgattcgatgtgttgcaaattcaatcatattttgctgagaggttcatgtgaggatttgaacagcatgcgcataattggtataaacacaaagtggaataagaaaaaaactcagcaatcacagaaaaagaagaccgtcttcgcgagtctcgtctcagaatAAAACCATACTTTACTCAGAGTAAGTTCGAATTTCGAACTTAGCTTTTACTCtgtcaaaaatgttgtttatgtTTTGACTATCAGAGTTTTGAGAGGAAATAAAATGCCCGTGGTGCTAGatagatagtttttttttgccgatttttttctgtttgctgCCCGGAGAAACTCAACCATCATGTTCCAAGGAACGGTATATACACAGAACCCCCAAGTTATGATTCTGCTGCAGTGTACGTACACGCGTGGTGGTAATTCGTCCGTCCGTAACGGTAAGTGTTTTGCACTTGTGTTATCTAGCAATTTAGTTATTTGTGTTCCTCCCAATTAGCCCTCATCGGTGGACAGGCAGTTATCGAAACAACAGGTGCCCGGAATCGGTGCCCAAGAACAAACATAAATATATGCACCAAAGGACCATCGGAGTCCCTGCGAGTCGATTACAAGCGTTGAAAAACAGTAGCTCCGTCGTCACAATCCAAACCAGCTGCAATTGTTGAAGAAAACTCTATTTGTTTCTATTTGTTAAATAGACTTTTCGCACACTCAACGGCAAGTTGCCAAACTAGCGGTCAATTCGGTTGCCATAAATGGGTCCAACATACCACCACAGGCGACCGGTGAAGAAGGCACGGAACAAGGCGGCGACATCGAAGTTAACCGCTCCAGTGTGATGAGTGAACATGTCGGTTGGAATATGCTACTGCCACTCTAGGCCGTTACTaaatataattgaataaattgtgGTACGAACTTAAGATAGGTGATTTTCTTAACAcgtattatttttattcttatttattttatttaggtGGCTTATAGACCTTGGTGAGTTTGCCGCTTAGTTCTCTTAGGAAGTCATATTgatgaaataattttgtcaaaagaaacttctctgagaattcTTGGAGTTTCTTAAAAATGGTTTCTGCCAAAACAATCACCGGACGGCCGATTTTGCGAAAATTAATTGAAGAAATACTTAGATTTATAAGACATTTTTTCAGCTAAAGCTTCTAGTTATTTGGTTCACTTcggtaggatttttttttattaaaaaaaaaaactacagcgCTCATATTGTCCACAATTAACAATGAGAGTGCTTCTCATTGTAAAGTTCAAGATAATTcatgtggaaaatacataccaaagtgaatcatagCACTTCACAAGTAACTCTTTGTCCAAGTTTTCTAAAAAGAGACGGAATTCTTTGAAGGAATCGTCCACTAATCTTTAAGGtagttcttctagagattctctttataaattcgaggtttttttttaataatattataGGTATatgatggggccttccttagccgagtggttagagtccgtggccactaagcaaagccatgctgaaggtgtctgggtttgattctcggtcggtccaggacctttcccggtgaggacgtaatgtcaagaagaagaggagaagaagaaggtaTATGATATCCGTTTTTAtatacttataggtattccagaAAACAGCTCGATGATTTACTATCATCGAAATTGTTATACTGTGCATTGCGCGATTATTTATCTTGACggcgatcttgaaaacttcttaaaatgctTGTAGATCGCCGCAGGTACTTATTGTTTTGGAGTCTTCTGCGCGATTATTCCTAATTTTCCAAGGCATGATCGCGCAGAAGACATCGaaacgatttgaagtacctgCGGCGATCTACAAGCGTTTTTTAAGATAGTCGGCGCacataataaatatttgaagaGAAATTTCTCAGAAAGTACATCCAGCAGCTctaagaatttaaaaataaaataaatgcccTAATATACGCTAAATTTATGTCATTGATTGTTTCCAGCATTCTTTAAAATCTATAttaattttgtaaatattaatttaaaaaatccacTTAACGCACCTTAATCATTTTCGAGGGAATAATTCCAGAGCTCATGAAGCGATTACTCTtaggaaattttcaggaaatttgagcattgatatttttagatattttccaCTGAAGAAAAAAGAATACTAAAATTTGTTGAAGGATTTCTAAAGAAGCTCCTTTGATGGTATAACCTCAGTTttataattatataataatGATCCTTGCTATGCTTTTAAGAATACCTCAATGGGTTGCTCCAGAAAGTTTTTTCCTccgcgattttttttctagCGTTTGTCcaagcaagtttttttttcaaaagctttcttTTACCGTTCTAATTTGAATTacagacagcttcaaattccgaacactctacTTTGTTTAGGGAACATTTTACACGAAATGTTTTAATACTTCCCGTAGAAAAGTTTCCACTTTCGAAGTTTGATTTAATTACAATTATATCTTGTATAAACTATTTTAATTAATCCGAAATTCGAATCGCGATGTCTGGAATATAAACCAAAGTGAGGATGCGGATCctacaaaatgattttttttttctatttgattttttgatAAGTTATATTCCATTGTCCAGTGTCCATAATATAAAGCAAAACGGTAGAtagatctattttttttttattttcaacaacactttcaagaaattcctcataatttttgaagattgtACTAGGGATGTTTCATAAAGTTCTGctaataaataaaacataaaataaaccTAAAGTATGTTTCTGTAATTCTTTCTAAA
It contains:
- the LOC110677976 gene encoding uncharacterized protein LOC110677976 isoform X2, producing the protein MLAKTAAKIEMQIDTAIRQKMCDPYSEASSSFQFCPVTTTDGIDALEENLNNESFAKQLFAQMKRIIGHTGDACNGLNIAYGLIDHFFDRKLMLFCSWTGESRGDSVKYPMRKCVNILDIFFKLIRSVNSTFSRTLLEDFFKRITRNSKKRSESKGKRQSTIHRRAKTKKENKGSNSDFDCALGLSSVSATPNLLPVDQDKPETSGVHVDENEDYETNSEHEEENSLEDSDDD
- the LOC110677976 gene encoding uncharacterized protein LOC110677976 isoform X4, which codes for MQIDTAIRQKMCDPYSEASSSFQFCPVTTTDGIDALEENLNNESFAKQLFAQMKRIIGHTGDACNGLNIAYGLIDHFFDRKLMLFCSWTGESRGDSVKYPMRKCVNILDIFFKLIRSVNSTFSRTLLEDFFKRITRNSKKRSESKGKRQSTIHRRAKTKKENKGSNSDFDCALGLSSVSATPNLLPVDQDKPETSGVHVDENEDYETNSEHEEENSLEDSDDD